A genomic segment from uncultured Vibrio sp. encodes:
- a CDS encoding beta-phosphoglucomutase family hydrolase, with protein sequence MSTIDFRPYEGFIFDMDGTLIDTMPAHLAAWQATADRFDFPFCQDWFHSLGGMPSFKIVIELNHKHGLSLDPKQVAKFKMETFAAMELHGEIIPCTNVVLEEYLGFKKIAVGTGSQRESAMRLLSHAGLLDKLDAVVTATDVENHKPFPDTFLMAAEHLGIEAAGCLVFEDTELGKRAAHAAGMDCVMVEGDELVFFAKP encoded by the coding sequence ATGAGTACGATTGATTTCAGACCATATGAAGGATTCATCTTCGATATGGATGGTACCTTGATTGATACCATGCCGGCCCATCTTGCTGCGTGGCAAGCGACCGCTGACCGGTTCGATTTTCCATTTTGTCAGGATTGGTTCCACAGTTTAGGCGGCATGCCGAGTTTTAAAATTGTCATTGAGTTAAATCACAAACATGGGTTATCACTTGACCCTAAGCAAGTCGCGAAGTTTAAGATGGAAACCTTCGCTGCTATGGAATTGCACGGTGAGATTATTCCGTGTACTAACGTCGTGTTAGAAGAGTATCTGGGTTTTAAAAAGATTGCAGTAGGGACGGGAAGCCAACGCGAAAGTGCGATGCGCTTACTCAGCCACGCGGGCTTATTAGACAAATTGGATGCTGTCGTTACCGCGACAGATGTTGAAAACCATAAGCCGTTCCCTGACACATTTCTTATGGCGGCAGAACATTTAGGCATAGAGGCGGCAGGTTGTCTGGTTTTTGAAGATACGGAATTGGGTAAGCGCGCAGCACATGCAGCAGGGATGGATTGCGTTATGGTAGAAGGTGATGAGCTAGTTTTCTTCGCTAAGCCGTAA